From Watersipora subatra chromosome 8, tzWatSuba1.1, whole genome shotgun sequence, a single genomic window includes:
- the LOC137401879 gene encoding mediator of RNA polymerase II transcription subunit 1-like: protein MGTYTLGTAEYYCSGSSSISSSGSNSISSSGIVASGSSSISSSGSSSISSSGSSSIS from the exons atgggaacctacacgcTGGGTACCGCTGAGTACTACTG tagtggcagtagtagtataagtagtagtggcagtaatagtataagtagtagtggca tagtggca agtggcagtagcagtataagtagtagtggcagtagtagtataagtagtagtggcagtagcagtataagt